One Brassica oleracea var. oleracea cultivar TO1000 chromosome C7, BOL, whole genome shotgun sequence genomic window carries:
- the LOC106305136 gene encoding U-box domain-containing protein 35-like, whose protein sequence is MQEQKLLCSSMEYLALLPPSPSPSSFRTVFVALSGSRKSKYVVTWALEKFGPEGNVGFKLLHIHPRITCVPTPMGNTIPISEVREDVVTAYRQEILCQSEQVLTPFKKMFEKRRVAVEVLVIESNNVAAAIAEEVIRNSTERLVIGSSSRRFFSRRVDLCSAISALMPNFCTVFVVSKGKLSSVRPGYLDANASIRDDTSSSSSRPISESTDGTSSARDSSSSSISLPVRRLQHLTTAARQASAQMETNSVGSEVTMCMSMDVSRTNKSSMDTKSPSTPGLRDNEERKKAMSSSSSNLEYGNATHSRSSQQASSMCDNISEQSYTSNQVNLSFEVDKLKAELRHIQEMYAVAQTEIFDASRKLGEINQRRLEEARKLEEIKLKEYEAKELAEKEKQNFEKAKRDVESMREKVEKEIAQRREAERKAIRDSKEKEKLEGTLGTPQMQYQHFTWEEIVAATSSFSEEMKIGMGTCGAVYKCNMHHTTAAVKVLHSPESRLSKEFQQELEILSKIRHPHLVLLLGACPEQGALVYEYMENGNLEDRLFQVNNTPPLPWFERIRIAWEVAAALVFLHKSKPKPIIHRDLKPANILLDHNFVSKVGDVGLSTMVQVDHLSTKYTIYKQTSPVGTISYMDPEYQRTGMISSKADVYSFGIILLQLLTAKPPMALTHFVESAMDSDDGFLKILDRKAGNWPVEETRELTALALCCTELRGKDRPDLRDQVLPALESMKRVGEKARHSISGVPTQPPTHFLCPLLKDVMNEPCVAADGYTYDRHAIEKWLEEHDTSPMTDSPLNNKDLLPNYTLFTAIMEWRSRLK, encoded by the exons TAGCTCAATGGAATATCTCGCCCTTCTTCCTCCTTCTCCTTCTCCTTCTTCGTTTCGTACCGTCTTCGTGGCTCTTAGTGGGAGCAGGAAAAGCAAATATGTCGTTACATGGGCGCTCGAAAAATTTGGTCCAGAAGGAAATGTTGGCTTCAAGCTACTTCACATCCATCCAAGGATTACTTGTGTACCTACACCTA TGGGAAATACAATCCCTATTTCCGAGGTACGAGAGGATGTGGTAACTGCATACAGACAGGAAATACTGTGCCAGTCTGAACAAGTGCTTACACCTTTCAAGAAAATGTTCGAGAAGAGAAGG GTTGCAGTAGAAGTTCTTGTGATCGAGTCAAATAATGTGGCAGCCGCTATAGCTGAAGAAGTTATTCGGAATTCAACAGAAAGACTTGTCATTGGAAGCTCATCCCGTAGATTTTTCTCAAG GAGAGTTGATCTGTGCTCAGCCATATCAGCATTGATGCCAAACTTTTGTACAGTCTTTGTTGTTTCAAAAGGAAAATTGTCAAGCGTCCGGCCAGGATACTTAGACGCAAATGCAAGTATAAGAGATGATACCTCTAGCAGTTCTTCCCGTCCCATCTCAG AATCAACAGATGGAACTTCAAGTGCACGTGACTCTTCCTCTAGTTCTATATCCCTTCCGGTAAGGAGATTGCAACATTTAACGACTGCTGCAAGACAAGCATCAGCTCAAATGGAAACGAATTCTGTTGGCTCGGAAGTAACCATGTGCATGTCTATGGATGTTTCACGTACCAATAAAAGCAGCATGGATACTAAATCACCTTCGACTCCAGGGTTGAGAGATAATGAGGAAAGAAAAAAGGCAATGAGTTCTTCTTCTAGCAACCTTGAATATGGGAACGCCACTCACTCTCGTTCTTCTCAACAAGCTTCCAGCATGTGTGATAATATAAGTGAACAATCTTATACAAGTAACCAG GTAAACCTAAGCTTTGAGGTTGATAAGTTGAAAGCTGAGCTTAGACACATTCAAGAAATGTATGCCGTTGCTCAAACCGAAATCTTTGATGCTTCTCGAAAG CTTGGTGAGATTAACCAACGCCGGTTAGAAGAAGCCAGAAAGCTTGAAGAGATAAAGCTAAAGGAGTACGAAGCTAAAGAGTTGGCAGAAAAGGAAAAGCAGAACTTTGAAAAGGCGAAGCGAGATGTAGAGAGCATGAGAGAAAAAGTGGAGAAAGAAATAGCACAGAGAAGAGAAGCTGAGAGGAAAGCCATTCGTGATTCTAAAGAGAAAGAGAAGCTTGAAGGCACACTTGGGACTCCCCAGATGCAATATCAACACTTCACTTGGGAAGAAATTGTGGCTGCAACTTCATCTTTCTCAGAGGAGATGAAGATCGGAATGGGAACTTGTGGAGCTGTTTACAAGTGTAACATGCATCATACAACCGCAGCTGTCAAAGTTCTGCATTCCCCTGAAAGTCGTCTGTCCAAAGAATTCCAACAAGAG CTCGAAATCTTGAGTAAGATTCGGCACCCGCACTTGGTTCTCCTTCTAGGAGCATGCCCGGAGCAAGGAGCTTTAGTTTATGAGTACATGGAAAACGGTAACTTGGAGGACAGGCTATTCCAGGTCAACAACACTCCGCCACTCCCCTGGTTTGAGCGGATTAGGATCGCTTGGGAAGTCGCAGCGGCTCTTGTCTTCCTCCACAAATCAAAGCCTAAACCGATCATTCACCGTGATCTAAAACCAGCAAACATCTTACTTGATCACAACTTTGTCAGCAAAGTTGGAGACGTTGGACTCTCAACGATGGTTCAAGTCGATCATTTATCAACTAAGTACACTATATACAAACAAACAAGCCCTGTAGGGACGATAAGTTATATGGATCCTGAGTATCAACGCACGGGAATGATATCATCGAAGGCAGATGTATATTCGTTTGGAATAATACTTCTTCAGCTTCTCACGGCAAAACCGCCTATGGCGTTGACACACTTTGTTGAGAGTGCAATGGATAGTGACGATGGGTTTCTCAAGATCTTAGATCGGAAAGCGGGTAACTGGCCAGTTGAAGAGACCCGTGAGTTGACAGCATTGGCTTTGTGTTGCACAGAGCTACGAGGGAAAGATAGGCCTGATTTAAGAGATCAGGTTCTTCCGGCGCTTGAGAGCATGAAAAGAGTAGGTGAGAAGGCAAGACATTCAATCTCCGGGGTGCCAACACAGCCTCCAACTCATTTCCTTTGCCCCTTACTTAAG GACGTGATGAACGAGCCTTGCGTTGCAGCTGATGGATACACATATGACCGTCATGCGATAGAAAAGTGGCTTGAGGAGCACGACACGTCGCCGATGACTGATTCACCCTTAAATAACAAGGACCTTTTGCCCAACTATACTCTTTTTACAGCCATCATGGAGTGGAGGTCTAGACTGAAGTAA